agaattttctatcaaaaaatttaactgATTTTGATTCTTCCACATTTTTAACTAGGAAATGCGCCATAttatcattaaaaatattaactttGACGCCCTTTAATcgttattaattttgagaccatTTGATCGTGAGGTAtataatgtcaaaaattatgaaatttgattttctagaTGTTTAAATGctcaaaagtatatatatatatagagagagagagagtccggctactatactcttatgagcacgatcgccttcgtactcataagtcgNtatatatatatatatatatagtccagctactatactcttatgagcacggtcgccttcgtactcataagtcgttttcgatgataaagcttctgaatcgacgatccataccgttaaacattttctagagcatttaaaatttttagaaattaaattttataattttttgatatcatttaccttacgatcaatagctcacaaaattgataatttttaacggcctatatgtgatacttgctagtttaacggtgtaaaagaatcggaatagcttgaatttttgataaaaaattctattcattacctagataaagatcaataaccccgatcttaaattgaaggatccaatcattcatttttaggacgtcgttcgactttgaccgttcattttatatccgcttgatgaactttataatgatttcgaaaagttacgaaatttattttctagaaatttcaaatactctaaatcatgtttaacggtgtggatcgtcgattcagaagcacgaacatcgaaaacaacttatgagtacgaagggctctatactcataagaggagttgagctagaatactatcggtagcaaacaggctccgttgccacccatttgttttcgatgatggagcctccaaattggcGATCGGcatcattgaacatgatctataccacttgaaatgtttagaaattaaatttcatacattttcgatgtTATTCTCTTATCTATCgaatggacacaaaaatgaacggttgaaaataaatattctttaaaaatgatgatagaagtcttgtagtcaaaatcaagagtatagatcttattttaaatagcttaaagaattttctaacaaaaattcaattgatttggatatctttacgccgttaaacaagaaaacacctcatatcgaccattaaaattataaagtttgaaaccctttgatcattaggcaaatgatgtcgaaaagatttcaaatttaatttctaagcacttcaagtagtatagatcatgttcaacggtgcctatcgttgatttgaaggctctatcatcgaaaacaaatggatggtaacagagtccgtttgctatcgatagtattctagctcaactcctcatatatatataataccgATGATATGAGAATANCAAATAATACAGACTTGCTTAATTAACACTTgtgttattttttagaaattttcgtTGAATAAAACCATGAATATAtagttatctctctctctctctctctctctctctctctctctcgacgaaaaaaaaaaaaataataaagttcatTGGTATCAAATACCGGCCGGGAGTCTGGTTATCAAAAGAGATGAGCTTtgctaaatattaaatagttgcatattttttgaaaaagatatagaaaaataaaaaaaaaaggtctgaTATTTACAACTGGAATGGAATTAAATAATAGTTATCTGCAAAATATTACGTGGCGAATTTGTATACAAATGAAGATTCTCCTCCTTTTCTTCGGTATAAATACCCATCACAGTCCCAGTAGACTATGCCATTCATATATTTCTTTAGCTTTtgctcctcctctctctctcctaaacCACTTCTTATATTTTCTCTATATTTCTCCGCATGGCTTCTGCTGAGGTGAGGCTCTGTCCATAATTAACTAGAATTAATGTCAAAAAGCCAAAGTTTGGATCACAAAAATCAgtacatttattatttttattattattattattattacttagAAGAGAGAAGTTCTTTTCATTTCTAGTTTACTAGGTTAATTTGGAAATTAAAGGAATCCTATGATGTAACCCAGTTTTCACCACCCCTAGTTTCTGATGAAGTAactgtttttgtttttcgtAAGGATCATTTTATCCACCACTTTTAGATTTAGCATGTGCACTGCACTTACATTGATGTTCAAACAGGTTTTAAGTTTTCTCCCCAGTTCAACTCAAGTTCACAGGTTGATCGAGCTTATTAtggatttggattttgaggTTGCGTTAAGCTCAAATTCGATTCAAAGACGATCCAAAACCTTTTAATATACTATCATAGCCTCACTCATAACAAAATTCTACGGACCATTTTTACCGCAGAaccatacatacatatattgtCATTGAGAAAACCGATTACGTAAATTATATCTAGACCAGGATCTTCTTCTTTAGCCTAGGAATTATGTTGACACCTTTGAAAATCTGCGTGTTGATATGTTCGATATATTCGGCTTTTCTGAATATATATGCAGGTAGTATAGCTTCTTGAGTGTAAAAAATGAGGCATTTTTCGCATAAGATTTAGTCTTGATATATATTTCCATTGAACAATTAATGAACTCAAGGGTTTAACGCTAGCTCCTAGTGAAAATGAGATCTGTCAGTGTTGAGATTTTGCATGGATCTTTGTTTTCGGTGGTCAAATTTTTCTTAGCTATGAAGAATCTACTGTAGTAGTTAGTGAGTTAAGATCTGAGATTAAAATAGTTaactaaatagtaaatatatattaattctgcTGTACTTCTGATTCCCGTTAATCTAAACGTGCCTATATACGTACGTACATGTTTCTCATGgctatagaaatatatttgcataAGCTTAATAAGCAAACTCTTAATTAAGTTTtatgaataatttttattgttttctctTTTAGAGCTCTATATTACGTTGTatatttaattcataaaaaaCTGTGTATTTCTTTACTTACAGATACtgaattttaaaagatttgttGTATATAGTTGGCAAAGAGTCCTAAGATTTTCTTTTAATTGGAAAGAGTAACCATAATTTGAAGCGCGAGGATTTTCTCACAATCTCCGCCACGCGGTTAAGATAAACAGGATTTGCTGCTTGAAAGAGGAATACGAGACTAGGCAGGTTGAATTAAATCTGCTATTTGTTAAGAAATTCACatgtaataattaataagaggTAAAGAGTTGATATATATTTACAGGCTCAGACTAAATAGACTtaagattttggatttgatgAGTTTTATTGGATATGTCACACATTTTGGGTTTTGATTGAACCAGAAATTAATACTCCTTAACACTATTAAACATACCGAACATCTGCTTTCGTTGTTACTGACATTGTAGTGATAACTGTAGAATCTGAAGTTCACTGATGAAGTACAGTACAATGCATGGAAAGATTGTTAGAAGTAGGTAGAGGAGAATAGATTCCCCCCAACCCCCTCCCCTTCAAACTAGGGAGAAAGGGTAAAACCATAgtgaaaaagaatatatatatatatatatatatatatatatatatatatatatatatNatatttttttacttcattaGAATTTGTCAACTCTCTTGATCTAAAACGTTTATGTACCTCTCTTTATTTAATTAGATAGAGGCTGGTTATATCCCATCTGCTTCCTTAACTCACCATcaaatacttcttttttttttttgagagataggtagcatactacctgtttcgtttatttcattttagaaataaacttagctggaaatgtgaatcaattaggattcgaacttgggcctcgggtaccaaccatcaaaccctttgccacttgctctagggacagtcggtactCACCATCAAATACTGATAGCCATTTcttatttctatatacttttttcAGATACATACATGTATAGAAATTCTATATGACAATTACAAAGGAAAACCAAAAGCCATTGCTAATATATAACAAGGCAAACATAATTTGGTTTACAAATTCCAATAATCACTCCTAAACTTCCATGTAATAAAGCATAAAAAAGCCCATAAAATCTATCTAAAATCCGCTTGTATTCTAGATGGTTATAATTAAGGAGATCATTTCATGACTACAATTCAATCTCCTCATACTTCACTGTTAGGTGCTCCCAATAAAATAGGTCTTATTTAAAGCGAGATTTATATAACTCACCTGATTATTTTTCTCAACAATGATTCTAGACATGAAATTAAGGTTTTCATACGTACGTGCTTCCTCATTAATTCGAGATCATTAACTTTTCTAATTAATAGGAACTATTATGATTAAGACTTACTAATAAACTTGTATACATGTTTAAAGGTTTTGGCGGATATATAGCCTTTCAATTAATTTGCGACAACTTAAAGGAGCtggatatatatgtatgtaactCGATCGTCATGTTACATTGCAGGTGCAAACAGCTCCTGTAGTAGATGTGCCCACGGAGGCTCCTCCAGCCGCCACGGTCGAAGTAGAAGCCCCATCGACGGAAGTGGTCGAGGCTGTGGAAGCCCCAAAAGAAGAAACAACTGAAGAAGCTCCAGCCGAGCCCGCAACAGAAGTATCACCTGAGCCCGTAGAGGAAAAGCCCGCAGAAGAGCCTGCTTCTAAGGAGGCCGAGCCCGTGGCCCCAGCAGAGCCCGCAGAAGAAGCTAAGCCAGCCGAGGCCGAGGCCGAGACCGAGCCTGAAGCCCCCGTGGAGCCTACAGAAGAAGCTAAGTCAGCTGAGGCCGCACCCGAGGCCCCTGCTCCCGCCCCTGAAGAGACCGCCGACCCGGCTGCAACAGAAGAGCCGAAAGCTGTAGAAGAAGCAGCTGT
The nucleotide sequence above comes from Ananas comosus cultivar F153 linkage group 17, ASM154086v1, whole genome shotgun sequence. Encoded proteins:
- the LOC109723510 gene encoding fibrous sheath CABYR-binding protein-like; amino-acid sequence: MASAEVQTAPVVDVPTEAPPAATVEVEAPSTEVVEAVEAPKEETTEEAPAEPATEVSPEPVEEKPAEEPASKEAEPVAPAEPAEEAKPAEAEAETEPEAPVEPTEEAKSAEAAPEAPAPAPEETADPAATEEPKAVEEAAVAAEEAKAEEAEEKAVASE